From the genome of Acidaminococcus sp.:
GGATAAGGTGGCTCCGGGAACGGCAAACGACGACACGCTGCTTTACGGTGTGGAAGTCAAATTTTACAGTTCCCGTCTGGAACTGGACGGCAATCTCGAAACGCAGCTGCCGAACTTCTTTGCCATCGGCGACGGCGCCGGCATTACGCGCGGTTTGTCCCAGGCCAGTGCGTCCGGGGTCTATGCGGCCCGCGTAATCGGCGAGAGAATCAAGAACGCGCAGAACTGACGGGGACAAAACAATGGATTTTGTAAATTCTAATTTATTTATTTACTACTTACTTGCAGTCAACGTCGTGGCTTTCTTTTTGTACGGTATCGATAAGTACAAGGCTGCCCATCATCTGTGGCGGATTCCGGAAAGCATGCTGCTTCTCACTGTAGTCATCGGCGGCGGTCTTGGCGCCATGACAGGAATGAAATATTTTCGTCATAAGACGCAGCATCTGAAATTCCGGGTAGGCGTCCCGCTGATTGTGCTGTGTCAGGTAGGATTAATTCTATACTTAAGGTAAAAAAACAGGCTGTGAAATAATGCGTGTGCATTATTTCACAGCCTGTTTTTGGCAGATAGCAGTTGGCAGGCAGCCGATAGCTGCAGTTGGCCAAAGTAATAAAAGTGGACAGTGGTTAGTGGCTGGTGGTTAGTACAATCGTGCGGGCAGCCACCTTGTACGGATTCTTGAGATAGATCATAGAAAACAGTGAGTCAGCTTGCTGCAGATCTATAAAAAATGGCCAAATAGACGTCCGAGACAAGTCGAGGGCTCTATTTGGCCAGGTGCTTTTTTTATTTTTCCACTACCGAAGTATGCATTAATTCTCCCGTCTTCGTATATCCATTGATCGTTAATTTATCCGGTGTTGCTTCGAGGACCAGGTAATTGCGGTCTTCCGGCTGCGGGGCTTCGTATTCGTCCAGAGCATGAGTTTTCCAAAGGCCTTTGTACTGCACGTCGCCGGCAATGCCGGTCAGAATGTAGTAGGGACCTTCGCTGCTGCGGGCAAAATTCCTTAAGTGGCCGCGGTCGCGATAGGTATGGAGATGGGCGGAAAGTACAAGGTCAACGTGATACTCGTCAAAAAGCGGCATCCACGTGCGGCCTTCATCGGAAAATCCTTCGGGACGAGGCTGCGGACGTTTGGCAAAGGAGTACTGCAGCGGATCTTTGTGCATGAGCACAACTTTCCATTTCTTTTGAGAGGCTTCCATATCCTTGCGGAACCAGGCAATCTGATCTTCTGTGAGATTCGGCTCCCAATCATTCAGCTCGTTTTGCTGTGTATTCAATACGACAAAATGTACGTCGCCGACATCAAAGGAATAGAACTCATTCTTGTAGTGTTCCGCGTCGCCGGAAGGCAGTTCAAAAAGATGCAGGAACGCTTCCGGACGACGGACTTTCCAATCCATGTTGTACGTTTCGTGATTGCCCATAATGGGAGCGACCGGAATTTCTTCAATCATGGGAGAAACTGCATTAAACCAGGCATCCCATTGGGAATGCTGCTCGCCGTTATCGACGAGATCTCCCATATTTACAAAGAAGGAAGCTTCCGGATGATCCTTGTAGGCCTTTTTGGCCAGATGATCCCAGCCGGTATAGTCGGCAGACTGGCTGTCCGGGAAAATGAGGGCCGTAAAGGTGCTGCTGTTCAACGTCCGGAGCGGATACCAGTTACTGCGCTTGTCACCATAACCGACACGGTATTCATAGTCCGTACCCGGTTCCAGACCGGTGAGCTGTGCCACATGCAGATAACGGGTTACTTTATCATCCGTAAAAGTTGTATTTTCTGCATCTACGGAGCTTCCCTCAGAGGCACCTTTTTTACGAAACTCCACGAGGGAACCGTTTTCCTCATATTCGGACTGCCACATAATGGTGCGGGACGTGGATGGGTCCTTGGTCATAATCTGGCGGACGTAGGCCACATCTGCTTCATTTGTAAGGTTATAGTGAGCGCCCAGAGATTTTGCCTTGTGGACGATTTCGTTTCTCTGTGAGGACAGGCCCGGCACAAAGGCGAAGGCGAGAGCACAGACTGCCACAAGCAGGGCAGCAATTCCCAATAATTTTTTACGCATCTTTTTCTCCTTGTTTTTCTCTGTTTTGTTAGTGCTATCATAATACAGATGGCCTGTAATGTGAAATAGTTAGTTTGGATACCGTATTATGCATTTCAGGCATTGTTCAAAAAGTAATAAAAAGGGACTTTGAAAAGGATTTCATTTTTCAAAGTCCCTTTTTTGCAGGTCAGTGGACGGCGGTTTTTATTACTTTTTACTCTTCAGCCATTCGTTGTACTCATGGACGAGCGGCGCGCCGGCGATATAGCCGAGTTCCGGAATATCCGGGCGCTTTTCCTGCAGCACTTTATAAGCGTCTTTGGAAACGATGCCGCCTCCGCAGTGGATCAGAACCGGACGGTTTTTCGGTATTTCTTCATAGCGCTGTGCCATTTCCGTGTGAGGAATCCACAGCGCTCCCGTAAAGCCTTCCTTCAGTTTCCATTCCGACGTATTGACTTCGACAATGACGAGGTTTGGCGTCTTTTTCATATAGGCCAGGGCATCTTCGGGGGAAATACCGCCCAGGAGATGGGTCTTTGTGCTGCTGGAACCAGGTTTTGCCGTCTCCTCCTTGACTTCCTGTTTAGGGGAGGCAGCAGGTGTACTTTTTTGAGAAGATAATCCGGCGCAGGCCGTAAAAGGCAGTGTCATCAGACAAAGCACTGCAATGAGCACTCTCTTTTTCATGATGGTTTTACATGCTTTCATAAGGAAAGCACCCTGGACAGGCTCCTTTCTTGTTAAGCTTTTTCCTGCATTTATTATAGAAAAAGAAGCTGTTTTTCATAACGCCGAAACGTAAGAAAATGAGTGGTAAATCTTAAGATGCTGCTTTGGCGGCATGACGTCACTGAATCTGTCCGTTTCCTGAAATCTGTCGTCAGGAATCTGCAGCCCGATGAACTGTCCGTGATTCCTATCGATGTTCCGTTCCGGAAAGTACTGGGCGTCGATACCGATACGCTGCAGCGGATCCGGATTGAACCCGAGTCCGTGCTTAAGAAGGCATGATGAAATACATGATGCTGTGAAGAAATGAGTGGTCTTTTTTTCACAGCTTTTTTCTTTTCGGACATAAAAGAGGGGAAATTTAGACTCCTGGTTAGTTTGATGAAAAGAAAATTTGATAACTTGTTTACATATTCTTTACATGTTATTGAGAGATAATATCCATTAAATGAAGCTTAGCGAAATCTTTGGCGGGTATTTATCCCTTTTGGTAAAATTTATATGAAATATTTTTGTCAGGAGGGAATGTAATGATGAAAAAATGGAGTCGCGTACTTGTTGCTGCTGTGTTGTCAGTAGGACTGTCCATTGGTTATGGCCAACAGGTCAATGCCATGGTCGGCGGAAAGCCAGTCATTGGGATTTCCTGGAAGGGACCCAATCAGGCAAAGACTTATGAAGCCTTCAGAAAGATTATCACCATGGCA
Proteins encoded in this window:
- a CDS encoding DUF1294 domain-containing protein, with translation MDFVNSNLFIYYLLAVNVVAFFLYGIDKYKAAHHLWRIPESMLLLTVVIGGGLGAMTGMKYFRHKTQHLKFRVGVPLIVLCQVGLILYLR
- a CDS encoding metallophosphoesterase family protein produces the protein MRKKLLGIAALLVAVCALAFAFVPGLSSQRNEIVHKAKSLGAHYNLTNEADVAYVRQIMTKDPSTSRTIMWQSEYEENGSLVEFRKKGASEGSSVDAENTTFTDDKVTRYLHVAQLTGLEPGTDYEYRVGYGDKRSNWYPLRTLNSSTFTALIFPDSQSADYTGWDHLAKKAYKDHPEASFFVNMGDLVDNGEQHSQWDAWFNAVSPMIEEIPVAPIMGNHETYNMDWKVRRPEAFLHLFELPSGDAEHYKNEFYSFDVGDVHFVVLNTQQNELNDWEPNLTEDQIAWFRKDMEASQKKWKVVLMHKDPLQYSFAKRPQPRPEGFSDEGRTWMPLFDEYHVDLVLSAHLHTYRDRGHLRNFARSSEGPYYILTGIAGDVQYKGLWKTHALDEYEAPQPEDRNYLVLEATPDKLTINGYTKTGELMHTSVVEK